The proteins below are encoded in one region of Fibrobacter sp. UWR2:
- a CDS encoding glycosyl hydrolase family 8: MNSLAKMGLAGLFAFGLAQAAVNFPFPQMSDYGGNATLLSNKAQASEDLKKQFQSWMRDMYNEKGDVAGVRSDPGSDAYFSEGVGYGMLLMVYFSDNTTSYQSQFDKIWNFYKKMMNEHGLMIWKVGNFTETWGEKGAALDGDVDAAAALVMAYYQFGDEKYKEDAKKLIQSIKNYEFESNGLHLPGDTWGDAGLNRKNPGYFDPAYMPLFASIDTENAEFWSTTAYDANMKLYETSSAEVSTGLVDDWTDKNGKSEDDVYNYDAPRAPWRNAKAVCWHGDQRALAIDKKMAEFVSNIPASNMKGPIKRSSGSLGNDHNSTFVTSLMTALISDAKYQSKLDEYWKEAVALGDENYFNQSLKLLNGLLVSGNMPDLSKPVSTSQSSSSSAENPPQSSSSVVPPQSSSSVVGPEQSSSSTVALHMGHVAAPVVSLHGRTLEIAGSEIARIDLFSVSGAAVGTLWEGKTGGSVKVSLEGIPSGLYVVKAKVLGETIVRKINVR; encoded by the coding sequence ATGAATAGTTTGGCAAAGATGGGGCTTGCAGGCCTCTTCGCGTTCGGTCTTGCTCAGGCAGCCGTGAACTTTCCGTTCCCGCAGATGTCGGATTACGGTGGAAACGCGACGCTTTTGAGTAACAAGGCTCAGGCCTCCGAGGATCTCAAGAAGCAGTTCCAGTCTTGGATGAGGGACATGTACAACGAAAAGGGCGATGTCGCCGGTGTACGTTCTGATCCGGGATCCGACGCCTATTTTTCGGAAGGTGTCGGCTACGGCATGCTCCTGATGGTCTATTTCAGTGACAATACCACGAGTTACCAGAGCCAGTTCGACAAGATTTGGAACTTCTACAAGAAGATGATGAATGAACACGGCTTGATGATTTGGAAGGTTGGCAATTTCACTGAAACTTGGGGCGAAAAGGGCGCCGCACTTGATGGCGATGTTGATGCTGCTGCCGCTCTCGTGATGGCATACTACCAGTTCGGTGACGAGAAGTACAAGGAAGATGCCAAGAAACTTATCCAGTCCATAAAAAACTATGAGTTTGAAAGCAATGGACTCCATTTGCCCGGTGATACATGGGGGGATGCGGGCCTTAATCGTAAGAATCCGGGATATTTTGACCCTGCCTACATGCCTTTGTTTGCGTCTATCGATACGGAGAATGCTGAATTCTGGAGTACGACCGCATACGATGCGAACATGAAGTTGTATGAGACGAGTTCCGCTGAAGTTAGCACGGGCCTTGTCGATGATTGGACCGACAAGAACGGCAAGAGTGAAGATGACGTGTATAACTACGATGCGCCCCGCGCCCCGTGGCGCAATGCGAAGGCCGTGTGCTGGCATGGTGACCAGCGTGCGCTCGCTATCGACAAGAAAATGGCTGAATTCGTATCGAATATCCCAGCGTCCAATATGAAGGGCCCGATTAAACGTTCTTCGGGTAGCCTTGGCAATGACCACAACAGTACGTTTGTGACTTCCTTGATGACGGCACTCATTTCGGATGCCAAGTACCAGAGCAAACTCGATGAATACTGGAAGGAAGCCGTGGCGCTTGGCGACGAGAACTACTTCAACCAGTCGCTCAAACTCTTGAATGGCCTCTTGGTCTCGGGCAACATGCCGGACCTCTCGAAACCCGTGTCTACCTCGCAGAGTTCGAGTTCGTCTGCCGAGAATCCGCCGCAGTCCAGTTCTTCTGTTGTTCCTCCACAGTCTTCTAGCAGTGTCGTGGGCCCGGAACAGAGCTCCAGTTCGACCGTCGCTCTCCATATGGGGCATGTTGCTGCACCAGTTGTTTCCCTGCATGGCCGCACTCTCGAAATTGCCGGATCCGAAATTGCCCGTATTGATCTGTTCTCCGTATCTGGGGCTGCCGTCGGTACCCTGTGGGAAGGCAAGACCGGTGGTTCCGTGAAGGTCTCTCTCGAGGGAATCCCGAGCGGGCTCTATGTCGTGAAGGCGAAAGTTCTGGGCGAGACTATCGTGCGCAAGATTAACGTGCGGTAA
- the gyrA gene encoding DNA gyrase subunit A, with product MSEELVPGSQFKSLIEQDMQDSYLRYSMSVIVARALPDARDGFKPVHRRVMFSMHKLGVVPNKSTVKSARIVGDVIGKYHPHGDSAVYETLVRMAQDFSLRYPLVFGQGNFGNIDGDGAAAMRYTEAKMNNVGALMLEELEKDTVDMGPNFDETLDEPLVLPSALPNMLVNGTTGIAVGMATSMAPHNLREIAAAIHAVAENPEISGEELLQYVSGPDFPTGAIICGRAGIRDAYLTGHGRVRVRARTDIEVDSKGKPRIIVTEIPYMVNKSELCKKIAELVREKRVDGITDIRDESAKDIRIVIELRRDAVGEVVLNNLFKYTQLQTTFSIYNLALVNNLPKLLTLKDLVQIYIDHRLDVVTRATQFDLKKAKARLHIIEGLRIATQNIDEVVQIIKSSKTTEIAKQNLQDRFSLDEIQSQAIVDMRLSQLTGLNLEKLEAEYNELIVTVADLEDILAKRERRIAIILKRLDEIVDKFGDERRTTIGESVDDSDYEDLIAEEEQVITLSKEGYIKRLPIDTFKTQSRGGKGIIGAGLKEEDDVDQIFTASTHSYLLVFTNKGRAYWTKVYRLPEGTRNGKGRPIVNFVGLTEGEKVQAIVPVRKFGGYFCLVFATKKGIINKMDLTLFSRPRKAGVNAITLDEGDELVKVQLVGMSEEEYKASLNAGEGDDNAPETEAADAPEVEGEEGDDLEARPIAKDLLMLATRNGQAVTFPITCFRPMGRGTHGVRGIKLAEGDEVISLLWLKEGNKVLTITEKGYGKRSEPGTYRVTRRGSKGVKNLNVTDKIGPAVFVDSVADDYDLIITSKEGQVIRIKADSIRLTGRNAQGVKAISLRDGDMVQDATALPSVEDIEQDSADAKETFEHVQGVEVDDDSVEKVEPAESDVPAGDDV from the coding sequence ATGTCAGAAGAATTGGTTCCAGGATCGCAGTTCAAGAGCCTGATCGAACAGGACATGCAGGATAGCTACCTTCGCTATTCCATGAGCGTGATTGTCGCCCGTGCTCTCCCTGATGCACGTGACGGCTTCAAGCCGGTGCATCGCCGCGTGATGTTCAGTATGCACAAGTTGGGCGTTGTTCCCAACAAGTCGACTGTGAAGAGCGCCCGTATCGTGGGTGACGTCATCGGTAAGTATCACCCGCATGGTGACTCCGCGGTCTACGAAACGCTCGTGCGTATGGCGCAGGATTTTTCGCTGCGTTATCCGCTGGTATTTGGCCAGGGTAACTTCGGTAACATCGACGGTGACGGCGCTGCCGCCATGCGTTACACCGAAGCGAAGATGAACAACGTGGGTGCCCTGATGCTCGAGGAACTCGAGAAGGACACCGTCGACATGGGTCCGAACTTCGACGAAACCCTCGACGAACCGCTGGTGCTTCCGTCTGCGCTCCCGAACATGCTGGTGAACGGTACGACGGGTATTGCCGTGGGTATGGCGACTTCGATGGCTCCGCACAACCTGCGTGAAATTGCCGCCGCTATCCATGCCGTTGCCGAAAATCCTGAAATTTCGGGTGAAGAACTTTTGCAGTATGTCTCCGGCCCGGACTTCCCGACCGGCGCCATCATTTGCGGGCGTGCGGGTATCCGCGATGCCTACCTCACGGGCCACGGCCGCGTCCGCGTGCGTGCCCGTACCGACATCGAAGTCGATTCCAAGGGCAAGCCGCGCATCATCGTGACCGAAATCCCCTACATGGTGAACAAGTCCGAACTCTGCAAGAAGATTGCGGAACTCGTGCGCGAGAAGCGCGTTGACGGCATCACCGATATCCGCGACGAATCGGCGAAGGATATCCGCATCGTGATTGAACTGCGTCGCGATGCTGTGGGTGAAGTTGTCCTGAATAATTTGTTCAAGTACACGCAGTTGCAGACGACGTTCAGTATCTACAACCTGGCACTCGTGAATAACCTGCCTAAGCTCTTGACCCTCAAGGACTTGGTTCAGATTTACATTGACCACCGCCTCGACGTGGTGACTCGCGCTACGCAGTTCGACTTGAAGAAGGCGAAGGCTCGCCTCCATATCATCGAAGGCCTGCGCATTGCGACCCAGAACATTGACGAGGTCGTTCAGATTATCAAGTCGAGCAAGACGACCGAAATCGCGAAGCAGAACTTGCAGGATCGCTTCAGCCTCGACGAAATCCAGTCGCAGGCGATTGTCGACATGCGACTCTCCCAGCTCACGGGCCTCAACCTCGAAAAGTTGGAAGCCGAGTACAACGAACTCATCGTGACTGTCGCCGACTTGGAAGATATCCTCGCCAAGCGCGAACGCCGCATTGCGATTATCCTCAAGCGCCTCGACGAAATCGTGGACAAGTTTGGCGACGAACGCCGCACCACCATCGGCGAATCCGTCGACGACAGCGATTACGAAGACCTGATTGCCGAAGAGGAACAGGTGATTACCTTGAGCAAGGAAGGCTACATCAAGCGCCTCCCGATTGACACCTTCAAGACCCAGAGCCGTGGCGGCAAGGGCATTATCGGTGCCGGCCTCAAGGAAGAAGACGACGTCGACCAGATCTTTACCGCGAGCACGCACAGCTACCTGCTGGTGTTCACGAACAAGGGACGTGCCTACTGGACTAAGGTGTACCGCCTGCCCGAAGGCACACGCAACGGCAAGGGCCGCCCGATCGTGAACTTTGTCGGCCTTACCGAAGGCGAAAAGGTTCAGGCGATTGTGCCCGTGCGCAAGTTCGGCGGCTACTTCTGCCTCGTGTTTGCGACCAAGAAGGGCATCATCAACAAGATGGACCTCACGCTGTTCAGCCGCCCGCGCAAGGCTGGCGTGAACGCGATTACCCTCGACGAGGGAGACGAACTCGTGAAGGTTCAGCTCGTGGGCATGTCCGAAGAGGAATACAAGGCCTCTCTGAACGCCGGTGAAGGTGATGACAACGCGCCCGAAACCGAAGCCGCCGATGCTCCGGAAGTTGAAGGCGAAGAAGGCGATGATCTCGAAGCGCGCCCGATTGCGAAGGACCTGCTCATGCTTGCTACCCGCAATGGCCAGGCCGTCACGTTCCCGATTACGTGCTTCCGCCCGATGGGTCGTGGCACTCACGGCGTGCGTGGCATCAAGCTTGCCGAAGGCGACGAGGTGATTTCGCTCCTGTGGCTCAAGGAAGGCAACAAGGTGCTCACCATTACCGAAAAGGGCTATGGTAAGCGCTCCGAACCGGGTACTTACCGCGTCACCCGCCGTGGAAGCAAGGGAGTTAAGAATCTGAACGTTACCGACAAGATCGGCCCGGCCGTGTTTGTCGACAGCGTTGCCGATGACTACGACCTGATTATCACGAGTAAGGAAGGCCAGGTTATCCGCATCAAGGCCGATTCCATCCGCCTTACGGGCCGCAATGCCCAGGGCGTGAAGGCGATTAGCCTGCGTGACGGCGACATGGTGCAAGATGCCACCGCGCTCCCGAGCGTGGAAGACATCGAGCAGGATAGCGCCGATGCGAAGGAAACCTTCGAGCATGTGCAGGGCGTGGAAGTCGACGACGATTCCGTCGAGAAGGTCGAACCCGCCGAGAGCGACGTTCCTGCCGGAGACGACGTCTAG
- the surE gene encoding 5'/3'-nucleotidase SurE: MQSPRKPRILVANDDGVGSTNLHALAGALSQLGEVFVFAPEVEQSGVSHAFTVRRPLRVHEVSCDEGFRAFSLDGTPADCVKFALGHYAAYGLGDTSGLGPGPFDVCFSGINAGENSGVSSLYSGTVAGAREAALWGVPGIALSLRGSGEDMLRPAIDFAAKVVRERLFEKIPAGVFWNVNFPKSTVDAFKGFRATRMALGMFTDHYAHDGEMWQLDGDKLWEKQPTDSDDYLLHQGYATITPHRIDQTDEKSLKMINEMLAETPVDN, from the coding sequence ATGCAAAGCCCTCGAAAGCCACGCATCCTTGTCGCAAACGACGATGGGGTAGGTAGCACAAACTTACACGCCCTCGCAGGCGCTCTCTCCCAGTTGGGTGAGGTTTTTGTGTTTGCCCCGGAAGTGGAGCAGAGCGGGGTTTCCCATGCCTTTACGGTGCGCCGTCCTTTGCGGGTGCACGAAGTTTCCTGCGACGAGGGATTCAGGGCGTTTTCTCTTGATGGAACCCCTGCCGATTGTGTCAAGTTTGCCTTGGGCCATTATGCGGCTTACGGCCTGGGAGATACCTCGGGGCTTGGTCCGGGACCTTTTGACGTGTGCTTTTCGGGCATAAATGCCGGTGAAAATTCTGGAGTCTCTTCGCTTTACTCGGGCACGGTTGCCGGAGCCCGCGAGGCTGCCCTCTGGGGTGTGCCGGGAATCGCGCTTTCGCTGCGTGGCTCGGGAGAAGATATGCTCCGCCCTGCAATCGATTTTGCCGCGAAGGTGGTTCGTGAGCGCCTGTTCGAAAAAATCCCTGCGGGCGTGTTCTGGAATGTGAATTTTCCGAAGTCTACAGTAGATGCCTTCAAGGGCTTTAGGGCAACCCGCATGGCGCTCGGGATGTTTACCGACCACTATGCGCACGATGGCGAGATGTGGCAACTCGACGGCGATAAGCTTTGGGAAAAACAGCCGACCGATAGCGACGACTACCTGTTGCATCAGGGGTACGCGACGATTACGCCGCACCGCATCGACCAGACGGATGAGAAAAGTTTGAAAATGATAAACGAGATGCTGGCGGAAACGCCGGTGGATAATTAG
- a CDS encoding TIGR02171 family protein: MKIFGALVLFFLLANLNGCSNSTGAYEKKEGERISVLDSLDLKDMIPVPSFGKNVTLGTNSAKTSSHAKPSMKVSFDYDYFIGKHEVTCAEMGFSCEDSLPAVNVTYFDAILYANKRSVAEGFDTAYTYIGLTYDEEGSCVGMDNLLFLPGVRAYRLPTEAEWVYAANLGWAPDSGWNAENSDYRTHRVCSAYVDSLGICDMAGNVAEWVNDWYVPFRSGSVANYIGGVDGGPQGERVLKGSSFRNSASEMRLYSRGDIYMVTSVSKSDYLGFRLAFGAIANPLWLSGDGEQKNSIVSVLANSMDMRRELNTNKVKVAFRDDETGNLSFVDYSDDISSVVEIDDTIDVYHPDISPDGNWVAFCTGLEGVSGKSSVYVRMLDSAGSGLVRLDVENAAIPRWRVLANGDTVIVYVTDAGNNRDESAFMRASTWQVRFSGGKFGSPTKLLDGAYHGGVSRDNSLAVTGARLLRTHVSGVDSLWYNGEQACNVSLHRNGGKSTLFLDFAGSTGRAFVGEDYAIHEVLLFADSTGVLVRSQKAPAGYTFDHTEWVVDADSLVVATLVDAEGAHRRIVLLNAFTGDVLDILQGEELWHPAVWMNERDHSLVDPDLDLDSAGVYYTPEMGYYALELRVKMERFWKLRDSVTAVVLGSSRVMFGVNESFVESETLLNMGYSSGDIYGMEYLTMNYVLRHMPQLKFLVLEFSPDFMWVTEEVSWAPMYVMSPGIRYDESHDFWVDSVPKGFVLLVEDSYKTRPGQMLPYSFDEFMLPAVGWGEASIAHDSVYFTLDLPSVKKNRIILQNIVNAARERGVQVVLLVPPQNPGYAETGVFGIYSMRRSAAQELLEWARTLDVLFLDENKMGYHDYDSSMAFNTDHLSREGARQLSTRLDSLFRAARK, encoded by the coding sequence ATGAAAATATTCGGCGCCCTAGTGCTCTTTTTTTTGTTGGCGAATTTGAATGGCTGTTCAAATTCCACGGGAGCCTATGAAAAGAAGGAAGGCGAACGAATATCTGTACTGGATTCCCTCGACCTGAAAGATATGATTCCCGTTCCTTCGTTCGGGAAGAATGTGACACTGGGGACGAATAGCGCGAAAACTAGTTCGCATGCTAAACCCTCGATGAAAGTTTCTTTTGATTATGATTACTTTATCGGTAAACACGAGGTGACGTGTGCCGAAATGGGCTTTTCGTGCGAAGATTCCTTGCCTGCGGTAAATGTTACCTATTTCGATGCCATCCTGTATGCCAACAAACGGAGCGTTGCCGAAGGTTTTGATACGGCTTATACCTACATTGGGCTTACGTATGATGAAGAAGGTTCGTGTGTGGGCATGGACAATCTTCTGTTCTTACCGGGTGTGCGGGCGTATCGCCTGCCGACCGAGGCGGAATGGGTCTATGCGGCCAACCTAGGCTGGGCACCGGATTCCGGATGGAACGCCGAGAATTCAGATTACCGCACGCACCGGGTTTGCAGCGCGTATGTGGACAGCCTCGGAATATGTGACATGGCGGGTAATGTGGCGGAATGGGTTAACGACTGGTATGTGCCTTTCCGGAGCGGTTCTGTAGCAAATTATATTGGGGGAGTTGACGGAGGACCGCAGGGAGAGCGGGTTCTGAAGGGAAGTAGCTTCAGAAATTCCGCATCGGAGATGCGTCTTTATTCCCGAGGTGACATTTACATGGTCACTTCTGTCTCTAAATCGGATTATCTGGGATTTAGGCTTGCATTTGGCGCAATAGCGAACCCTTTGTGGTTGAGTGGTGATGGTGAGCAGAAGAATTCCATTGTTTCGGTTCTTGCGAATTCAATGGATATGCGACGTGAACTGAATACAAATAAAGTAAAGGTTGCGTTCCGTGATGACGAAACAGGGAATTTGTCCTTTGTAGATTATTCCGACGATATTTCAAGTGTTGTTGAAATAGATGATACGATTGATGTCTATCACCCAGATATTTCGCCGGATGGCAATTGGGTGGCTTTCTGTACGGGGCTAGAAGGTGTGAGCGGAAAGTCAAGTGTCTATGTTCGTATGCTTGATTCGGCTGGGTCTGGCCTGGTAAGGCTCGATGTGGAGAATGCGGCAATCCCGCGCTGGCGTGTGCTTGCCAATGGCGACACCGTGATTGTCTATGTTACGGATGCGGGGAACAATAGGGATGAATCCGCCTTTATGCGGGCAAGTACATGGCAGGTCCGCTTTTCCGGTGGAAAGTTCGGCTCGCCTACGAAACTTCTTGATGGCGCCTACCATGGCGGCGTGAGCCGGGATAATTCCTTGGCCGTGACGGGCGCAAGACTCTTGCGTACGCACGTATCGGGTGTAGATTCGCTTTGGTATAACGGGGAACAGGCGTGCAATGTGTCGCTTCACAGGAATGGGGGAAAGTCTACTTTGTTCCTTGATTTTGCTGGGAGTACGGGACGCGCATTTGTCGGCGAAGACTACGCCATCCATGAGGTGCTGCTTTTTGCCGATAGTACGGGAGTGCTCGTACGTTCGCAGAAGGCGCCTGCGGGCTATACGTTTGACCATACGGAATGGGTCGTCGATGCAGATTCCCTTGTCGTGGCGACGCTTGTCGATGCCGAGGGTGCCCACCGTAGGATTGTTCTCCTGAATGCGTTCACGGGGGATGTTCTCGACATATTGCAGGGCGAGGAACTTTGGCATCCGGCGGTGTGGATGAACGAGCGGGATCACTCCCTTGTGGATCCGGACCTGGACCTTGATAGCGCGGGTGTCTACTACACGCCCGAAATGGGTTATTATGCGCTTGAATTGCGTGTCAAGATGGAAAGATTCTGGAAACTGCGCGATTCTGTGACCGCTGTAGTCCTGGGTTCTTCGAGGGTGATGTTCGGCGTAAACGAGTCCTTTGTCGAATCGGAAACTCTGCTGAACATGGGCTATTCATCGGGTGATATTTACGGGATGGAATACCTGACGATGAACTATGTGCTTCGCCATATGCCGCAGCTTAAGTTCCTGGTACTCGAGTTTTCTCCTGATTTCATGTGGGTCACCGAGGAGGTTTCCTGGGCTCCGATGTACGTGATGTCCCCTGGGATAAGGTACGATGAATCCCATGATTTCTGGGTAGATTCCGTGCCGAAGGGTTTTGTCTTGCTGGTAGAGGATTCCTACAAGACGCGCCCGGGCCAGATGCTACCTTACAGTTTCGACGAGTTTATGCTCCCAGCAGTTGGCTGGGGCGAGGCCAGTATTGCTCACGATTCGGTGTACTTTACTCTTGATTTGCCTTCGGTCAAGAAAAACAGGATAATACTTCAAAATATTGTCAATGCGGCAAGGGAAAGGGGTGTTCAGGTCGTGCTGTTGGTGCCGCCGCAAAATCCGGGCTATGCAGAAACAGGTGTGTTCGGAATCTATTCCATGCGCCGCTCGGCGGCGCAGGAACTTCTGGAGTGGGCCCGTACACTGGATGTGCTTTTCCTCGATGAAAACAAGATGGGATATCACGACTATGATTCGAGTATGGCGTTCAATACAGACCACCTTAGTCGCGAGGGCGCAAGGCAGCTTTCGACACGCCTCGATTCGCTGTTTAGGGCGGCTCGGAAATAG
- a CDS encoding PD40 domain-containing protein: MKNLLKPLFGLLLVASASTVFAQQGAPTGAAVDPTADEQKALSAFKGKLEGAIVWATSRANSHHDIWIMNADGTNARALTSGDNVDWFPRISPDGSTVLFNRSKGGWVPENDANYPEKWDLWMVDITGENARKVVDNATWGTWRPDGKSIVFSRAGKVFTMDLSSKAEKMVLDGEKAFNKSGVILQEPNMSPDGKHLAITLRGSMRETGVWDLEKSQWTKSGDGCQIDWNFDGSKLYRVNPTGNGGTAAPSEILWFSAKDGKQIEKVGFFGIPKNVKLMDLPGRRSHEYFPRLSPDGKWLVWGATDKGHDHDIFDYELYIWKIGEPVETATRITYHTGNDRWPDIWLGKVPVKETPVKAVEAAQAAVGAAVAGGVSEAKMDELIQAINRLTDAVKALSGEKASTPATAP, from the coding sequence ATGAAGAATTTGCTAAAACCGTTGTTTGGCCTGTTGCTGGTCGCTTCTGCGTCTACCGTCTTTGCCCAGCAGGGAGCGCCTACCGGTGCCGCCGTCGACCCGACTGCCGACGAACAGAAGGCCCTTTCTGCCTTCAAGGGAAAACTTGAGGGCGCGATTGTCTGGGCGACGAGCCGTGCAAATTCGCATCACGATATCTGGATTATGAACGCTGACGGCACGAATGCCCGTGCACTCACGAGCGGCGACAATGTGGACTGGTTCCCGAGGATTTCTCCGGATGGCTCCACGGTGCTGTTTAACCGTAGCAAGGGCGGCTGGGTTCCCGAGAACGATGCGAACTACCCTGAAAAGTGGGACTTGTGGATGGTCGATATTACGGGCGAGAATGCCCGCAAGGTCGTGGACAACGCTACGTGGGGTACTTGGCGCCCCGACGGCAAGTCTATCGTGTTCAGCCGTGCGGGGAAGGTTTTTACGATGGACCTTTCGAGCAAGGCCGAGAAGATGGTTCTCGATGGCGAAAAGGCCTTCAACAAGAGTGGCGTAATCCTGCAGGAACCCAACATGAGCCCTGACGGCAAACACCTGGCGATTACGCTTCGCGGTTCCATGCGCGAGACGGGCGTATGGGACTTGGAAAAGTCCCAGTGGACCAAGTCCGGCGACGGTTGCCAGATTGACTGGAACTTCGACGGCAGCAAGCTCTACCGCGTAAACCCGACGGGTAACGGCGGTACGGCTGCCCCGAGTGAAATCCTGTGGTTCAGTGCCAAGGATGGCAAGCAGATTGAGAAGGTGGGATTTTTTGGCATCCCGAAGAACGTGAAACTGATGGATTTGCCTGGCCGCCGTAGCCACGAATACTTCCCGCGCCTCTCTCCTGATGGCAAGTGGCTGGTGTGGGGTGCGACCGACAAGGGGCACGATCACGATATCTTTGACTACGAACTCTACATTTGGAAGATTGGCGAGCCGGTAGAAACGGCAACCCGCATTACTTACCACACGGGTAACGACCGCTGGCCGGATATCTGGCTTGGCAAGGTCCCCGTTAAGGAAACTCCCGTGAAGGCTGTCGAGGCTGCCCAGGCGGCGGTCGGAGCTGCTGTTGCAGGTGGCGTGAGCGAAGCCAAGATGGATGAACTCATCCAGGCCATCAATCGTTTGACGGATGCGGTAAAGGCGCTCTCCGGCGAGAAGGCGTCAACGCCCGCAACTGCTCCTTAG
- a CDS encoding TrmH family RNA methyltransferase, translating to MYSENKFLAMKETSKAKRMAELLRVIILQLGDDVPRAKREFETYAGWMKLPEEERLTGKNQAQMIDLYKTFRTRAGLGFERDVYLEQEPGDRETPNEKPISFAVLVHNLRSAFNVGSIIRSTDCFGLEGVHLSGYSCGPDHVTVKSAARGCQEWIPIKRWESPFECIRWHKENGYEIIALETGEDIPSINNVEWPAKGLIVLGNEELGIAPEIMAEATMKVTIPMAGRKASMNVAGAFAIMAFCLRSSCGR from the coding sequence ATGTATTCTGAAAACAAGTTCTTAGCAATGAAGGAGACTTCCAAGGCCAAGCGCATGGCGGAACTCCTGCGCGTCATCATATTGCAGCTGGGCGACGACGTGCCCCGCGCCAAGCGAGAATTCGAGACGTATGCCGGCTGGATGAAGTTGCCCGAAGAAGAGCGCCTTACCGGCAAGAACCAGGCTCAGATGATAGACCTGTACAAGACATTCCGCACGCGGGCGGGCCTCGGGTTCGAACGGGATGTCTATCTGGAGCAGGAACCGGGGGACCGCGAAACCCCGAATGAAAAACCAATTTCTTTTGCCGTGCTGGTACATAACCTACGGAGCGCCTTCAACGTGGGTTCCATCATCAGGAGCACGGACTGCTTCGGGCTCGAAGGAGTCCACCTGAGCGGATACAGCTGCGGACCCGACCACGTGACCGTCAAGAGCGCCGCCCGCGGGTGCCAGGAGTGGATCCCTATCAAGCGTTGGGAAAGCCCGTTCGAATGCATCCGCTGGCACAAGGAGAACGGCTACGAGATTATCGCGCTCGAGACCGGCGAAGATATCCCGAGCATAAACAACGTGGAATGGCCCGCGAAGGGCCTGATTGTACTCGGAAACGAGGAACTAGGAATCGCCCCCGAGATTATGGCGGAGGCGACAATGAAGGTGACCATACCAATGGCTGGCCGCAAGGCGAGCATGAACGTCGCCGGAGCCTTCGCGATTATGGCATTCTGCCTAAGGAGCAGTTGCGGGCGTTGA